In Piliocolobus tephrosceles isolate RC106 chromosome 10, ASM277652v3, whole genome shotgun sequence, a single window of DNA contains:
- the LOC111541860 gene encoding uncharacterized protein LOC111541860: MEDFSRELQLPRSNAREGGGYYFFPVGTSRSNIGKRVRKPLLRPLGNPAPGEKGWKAEVTTPGALLNSRRRNLGFLSALAPFFWKPLRHESQVEEEANAQAEAQKKKDEAEVQVNR; this comes from the exons ATGGAGGACTTCTCCAGGGAACTGCAACTCCCAAGAAGCAATGCGAGGGAAGGTGGCGGTTACTACTTTTTCCCCGTGGGCACCTCTCGGTCCAATATTGGAAAGAG GGTCCGAAAACCATTGTTACGCCCATTGGGTAACCCCGCCCCTGGGGAAAAGGGGTGGAAAGCGGAAGTGACGACACCCGGCGCTCTATTAAATAGCCGTAGACGGAACCTCGGCTTTCTCTCGGCCTTAGCGCCATTTTTCTGG AAACCTCTGCGTCATGAGAGCCAAG TGGAGGAAGAAGCGAATGCGCAG GCTGAAGcgcaaaagaagaaagatgaggcAGAGGTCCAAGTAAACCGCTAG